One window of Methanogenium organophilum genomic DNA carries:
- a CDS encoding formylmethanofuran dehydrogenase subunit C: MAKVTLIPTQTPTLFLEAENITPDVFAGKNAQEIAALHAFVGKTTVTLGDYFTVEGEGGQAAADTTIVINGDVSRVKYIGMKMTAGEVVVNGNADMYVGSWMAGGKITVNGDIDAFAGLGMTGGELIVNGNAGNYLGAAYRGDWRGMQGGEIRVSGNAGSDVGTFMRGGTIIVGGDIDVHVGTHMEGGTIIVKGDAKSRVGGQMVKGTIYVYGDIDVMMPGFQYRNDVDLEVDGEEGHFALYEGDMGERHPKRKGEVIYGQLYMKY; this comes from the coding sequence ATGGCAAAAGTAACTCTTATCCCAACCCAGACCCCCACACTCTTCCTTGAGGCAGAGAACATCACACCCGATGTCTTTGCAGGGAAGAATGCACAGGAGATTGCAGCACTGCATGCCTTTGTTGGCAAGACCACAGTCACCCTCGGTGACTACTTCACCGTTGAGGGTGAAGGTGGGCAGGCGGCAGCAGACACCACGATTGTCATCAATGGTGATGTCAGTCGTGTGAAATACATTGGCATGAAGATGACCGCGGGCGAGGTTGTTGTTAATGGCAATGCAGACATGTATGTCGGCAGCTGGATGGCTGGTGGAAAGATCACCGTCAATGGCGACATCGATGCATTCGCAGGTCTTGGCATGACCGGCGGCGAGCTGATTGTCAACGGAAACGCAGGCAATTATCTCGGTGCAGCATACCGTGGCGACTGGCGTGGTATGCAGGGCGGAGAGATCCGGGTCAGCGGCAATGCCGGCAGTGATGTCGGTACGTTCATGCGTGGCGGCACGATCATTGTCGGTGGCGACATCGACGTGCATGTCGGAACACACATGGAAGGCGGCACGATCATCGTCAAAGGCGATGCAAAGAGTCGTGTCGGCGGACAGATGGTGAAAGGAACGATTTACGTCTATGGTGACATTGATGTAATGATGCCAGGGTTCCAGTATCGCAATGATGTTGACCTTGAAGTAGATGGTGAGGAAGGACATTTTGCTCTGTATGAGGGAGATATGGGCGAACGTCATCCTAAGCGCAAGGGCGAAGTCATCTACGGTCAGCTATACATGAAATACTAA
- a CDS encoding formylmethanofuran dehydrogenase subunit A: MTEYLIKNGFVYDPIQGINGDKVDVAIKDGKMVDAGDVTKPTIIDATGMTVMAAGVDVHAHVAGPKVNVGRNFRPEDKLFNAAAGSGLKRMEGGFSVPTVLRTAYLYARMGFGFSMEAAMPPLYARHTHEEIRDTPIIDQGALPVFGNNWFVLEYLKENEIENTAAYIAWLLNQTKGFGVKCVNPGGTESWGWGMNCETVDDVVPYFDVTPRQIVSGLIAANEYLGLPHCMHVHGNSLGEPGNYEITLDTLKIAEDYSPQNDFGREVVLHNTHLQFHCYGGESYASKSFESKSKEVVEYINSVDNISYDLGVVTLDETTTMTADGPFEHHLSHMNNLKWANTDVELETGSGIVPFIYNPKTFIAGAQWAVGLECGLFIKDPMRAYITTDAPNAGPLCRYPRVYKWLMSAKARDDMLDNTLKYGDKIRERCYIGEIDREISLYELAMMTRAGPAKTLGLGHMFGSLKAGLEGDVAVYPYNPETDTDDPEKIEYAFGNAAYLIKGGRMIVKEGEIVDMGNKRTFWVDAKVNENPMVERDIAEKFRRYYTVTQNNYTVEGHHFVPNPYVIEVDATR, encoded by the coding sequence ATGACAGAGTATCTCATCAAAAATGGTTTTGTCTACGACCCCATACAGGGGATTAACGGAGACAAAGTTGATGTCGCCATTAAAGACGGCAAGATGGTCGATGCAGGCGATGTCACAAAGCCGACTATCATCGATGCCACCGGTATGACCGTGATGGCGGCAGGTGTTGACGTTCATGCACATGTTGCAGGCCCTAAGGTGAACGTCGGCCGGAATTTCCGTCCGGAAGATAAACTCTTCAATGCTGCTGCAGGCAGCGGTTTGAAGCGCATGGAGGGTGGATTTTCCGTCCCTACCGTTCTCAGAACCGCATACCTGTATGCACGTATGGGATTTGGCTTCTCCATGGAGGCAGCAATGCCGCCTCTGTATGCACGCCATACCCACGAGGAGATCCGCGACACCCCAATCATCGACCAGGGAGCACTCCCGGTCTTTGGTAACAACTGGTTTGTCCTTGAGTACCTCAAGGAGAACGAGATTGAGAATACCGCCGCATACATTGCATGGCTTCTCAACCAGACCAAGGGATTCGGCGTCAAGTGTGTGAACCCCGGCGGTACCGAGTCCTGGGGATGGGGAATGAACTGTGAGACAGTTGACGACGTGGTCCCGTACTTTGACGTGACTCCGCGCCAGATCGTCTCCGGCCTCATCGCAGCAAACGAGTACCTCGGCCTTCCGCACTGTATGCATGTGCATGGCAACAGTCTTGGTGAACCCGGCAACTACGAAATCACCCTTGACACACTGAAGATCGCAGAGGACTACAGTCCACAGAATGACTTTGGCCGTGAAGTTGTGCTGCACAACACGCACCTGCAGTTCCACTGCTACGGCGGTGAAAGCTATGCATCCAAGTCCTTTGAGTCCAAGTCCAAGGAAGTTGTTGAGTATATCAACTCTGTTGACAACATCAGCTACGACCTTGGTGTCGTAACCCTTGACGAGACCACCACGATGACAGCAGACGGTCCGTTCGAGCACCACCTCTCCCACATGAACAACCTCAAGTGGGCAAACACAGATGTGGAGCTTGAGACCGGGTCCGGTATTGTTCCGTTCATCTACAACCCGAAGACATTCATCGCCGGTGCCCAGTGGGCAGTCGGTCTTGAGTGTGGTCTCTTCATCAAGGACCCAATGCGTGCATATATCACAACCGATGCACCCAATGCAGGACCGCTGTGCCGCTACCCGCGTGTCTACAAGTGGCTCATGAGTGCAAAGGCACGTGACGACATGCTTGACAACACCCTCAAGTACGGAGACAAGATCCGCGAGCGGTGTTACATCGGTGAAATCGACCGTGAGATCTCACTCTACGAACTTGCCATGATGACCCGTGCAGGACCGGCAAAGACCCTTGGTCTTGGTCACATGTTCGGTTCACTCAAGGCAGGTCTTGAGGGTGATGTCGCTGTCTATCCGTACAACCCTGAGACTGATACTGACGACCCTGAGAAGATTGAGTATGCATTCGGTAATGCAGCTTATCTCATCAAGGGCGGCAGAATGATTGTCAAGGAGGGTGAAATCGTTGACATGGGCAACAAGCGTACCTTCTGGGTCGATGCCAAGGTCAATGAAAACCCAATGGTCGAGCGCGACATTGCAGAGAAGTTCCGCCGGTATTACACCGTGACGCAGAACAACTACACGGTTGAGGGACACCACTTTGTGCCGAATCCGTATGTCATCGAGGTCGATGCAACCAGGTGA
- a CDS encoding formylmethanofuran dehydrogenase subunit B: protein MAKIVTDVVCPFCGTLCDDLEVALSDDGEEILEVYNACTIGATKFLHSQAKDRVTRPQMKQEDGSWKEVTYDEAVEYTANLLVDAKKPLMYGWSSTSCTAQGTGSEIGEIVGACMDNTATVCHGSTLIAVQDVGVPSATLGEIANRADRVVFWGCNPAHAHPRHMSRYSIFPRGFFTGKGSKSRKMFVVDPRNTDTAKMADVHLQLEQGHDYELLSAIRVALRGEALPDFVAGIPKEQIYETAETLRSGRFTVIFFGMGVTHSLGKNHNIDIAIAVTRDLNDYTKAAIVPMRGHYNVTGSGQVWGWQFGFPFCLDLTRGFARYNPGDSSSNDLLIRDEVDAVFVLGSDPGAHFPVGSVKKIAQLPSVCIDPHITPTSAVSKLHVPVAFVGVEVGGCAYRMDNVPIETRKVVEPPEGMLTDEEFLQKVLTRVRELKGAA from the coding sequence ATGGCGAAAATAGTAACAGATGTCGTCTGCCCGTTCTGCGGGACGCTCTGCGATGATCTTGAGGTCGCCCTCTCCGATGACGGAGAGGAGATCCTCGAGGTGTACAATGCCTGCACCATTGGAGCAACAAAGTTTCTCCATTCCCAGGCAAAGGATCGTGTAACCCGCCCACAGATGAAGCAGGAAGACGGCTCCTGGAAAGAAGTAACATATGATGAGGCAGTTGAATATACCGCAAATCTGCTCGTTGATGCCAAGAAGCCACTGATGTATGGCTGGTCATCAACAAGCTGTACTGCACAGGGAACCGGGTCAGAGATCGGTGAGATTGTCGGCGCATGCATGGACAACACCGCTACTGTCTGTCACGGTTCAACCCTGATTGCTGTGCAGGATGTAGGTGTACCCTCAGCGACTCTCGGTGAGATTGCGAACCGTGCAGACCGTGTGGTCTTCTGGGGATGCAACCCGGCACATGCACACCCGCGTCACATGTCGCGGTACTCAATATTCCCCCGTGGTTTCTTTACCGGCAAGGGTTCAAAGTCAAGGAAGATGTTCGTGGTAGATCCACGCAACACCGATACCGCCAAGATGGCAGATGTACATCTCCAGCTTGAACAGGGCCATGACTATGAGCTCCTGAGTGCAATCCGGGTTGCTCTCCGTGGCGAGGCACTTCCGGATTTCGTTGCAGGTATACCTAAAGAACAGATTTACGAGACCGCAGAGACTCTTCGGTCCGGTCGGTTTACGGTTATCTTCTTCGGAATGGGTGTGACCCACTCACTCGGGAAGAATCACAACATCGATATTGCAATTGCGGTCACCCGTGACCTCAATGACTATACAAAAGCAGCCATCGTACCGATGCGGGGCCATTACAATGTGACCGGCTCCGGACAGGTATGGGGATGGCAGTTCGGATTCCCGTTCTGTCTTGACCTGACCCGTGGATTCGCCCGGTACAACCCCGGTGATTCATCATCCAATGACCTGCTTATTCGTGACGAAGTGGATGCGGTCTTTGTCCTTGGATCAGACCCCGGTGCACACTTCCCGGTTGGTTCCGTGAAGAAAATTGCACAGCTTCCATCAGTCTGTATCGACCCACATATCACCCCGACATCCGCTGTCTCAAAGCTACATGTCCCGGTGGCATTTGTGGGTGTTGAAGTCGGTGGTTGTGCATATCGTATGGACAATGTCCCGATTGAGACCAGAAAGGTCGTCGAACCCCCAGAGGGAATGCTCACAGATGAGGAGTTCCTCCAGAAGGTCCTTACCCGCGTACGCGAACTGAAGGGGGCAGCATAA
- a CDS encoding molybdopterin dinucleotide binding domain-containing protein — MAAIQINLISGRTIQQGVSMENGKEKLAYRDACGILELDDAEFKRLGCFKNTNVRVSSEFGSVVVKAIGATQGPHPGLGWIPMGPWANAVVNPNTYSTGMPTFKGTPVTVDVAEDEVVLDAIALITEECL, encoded by the coding sequence GTGGCAGCTATTCAGATAAACCTGATTTCAGGTAGGACGATCCAGCAGGGCGTCTCGATGGAAAACGGCAAGGAGAAACTTGCCTATCGGGATGCCTGCGGGATCCTCGAACTCGATGACGCTGAGTTTAAGCGTCTCGGGTGCTTCAAGAACACGAATGTTCGTGTTTCCAGTGAATTTGGGAGTGTTGTTGTCAAGGCAATTGGCGCAACCCAGGGCCCGCACCCCGGGCTCGGGTGGATCCCTATGGGACCGTGGGCCAATGCAGTTGTTAACCCCAACACCTACTCTACCGGGATGCCAACATTTAAGGGCACCCCAGTGACGGTTGACGTCGCTGAGGATGAAGTGGTCCTTGATGCCATTGCTCTGATTACAGAGGAGTGCTTATAG
- a CDS encoding hydrogenase iron-sulfur subunit has product MTDENWKPKIIAIICNWCSYAGADLAGGARIQYPPDVRAIRVMCTGRVDPLFIMKAFQDGADGMLISGCHFGDCHYLEGNYKCAKRMFLVKNLLKNIGLDDNRLRMTFVSASEGAKWGMVMEDVVKTVTELGPSPLKKYER; this is encoded by the coding sequence ATGACAGATGAGAACTGGAAGCCAAAGATTATCGCAATCATCTGTAACTGGTGTTCATACGCAGGTGCAGACCTTGCCGGCGGTGCCCGTATTCAGTACCCGCCAGATGTCCGTGCAATCCGTGTGATGTGTACCGGTCGTGTCGACCCGCTCTTCATTATGAAGGCGTTCCAGGATGGTGCTGATGGAATGCTCATCTCAGGGTGCCACTTCGGTGACTGCCACTACCTTGAGGGCAACTACAAGTGTGCCAAGCGCATGTTCCTCGTAAAGAACCTCCTGAAGAATATCGGTCTTGATGACAACCGTCTGAGAATGACCTTCGTCTCTGCATCCGAGGGTGCAAAGTGGGGAATGGTCATGGAAGATGTTGTCAAAACGGTCACAGAACTTGGCCCAAGTCCGCTTAAGAAGTACGAGAGATAA
- a CDS encoding CoB--CoM heterodisulfide reductase iron-sulfur subunit A family protein codes for MAETKEEPRIGVFICHCGTNIAGSLSIEEVKEYAESLDGVVVADEYQYMCSTPGQSKIIDAIAEHNLNGVVVAACSPRLHEPTFRTATEEGGLNKFRFEMANIRDQNSWVHMHDWKGATDKAKDQVLIAVAKARMLEDLQPKSVPVEHSALVLGGGVGGMQAALDLASAGIKTYLVEKAPTVGGRMSQLDKTFPTLDCSQCILTPKMVDVGRHPNIELRTYTEVENVEGYIGNFTITLRKKARGVLDPTEAEARGIVGGGCNGCGDCAEVCPVIKPNPFEFGMAPRKAIYIYHPQVMPLQYTIDFDSCVKCGLCVDACGPEKRAIDLESVDTFEQIKVGTCIIAIGYDYIPIEEKREWGYKQYDNVITGLEFERLICASGPTGGHLIRPSDGQTPMKVGFVLCAGSRDNTGGVNKPYCSRFCCMYSLKHAHQIMEKIPGAVPYIFYMDIRSFGKMYEEFYYRIQNEGAKFIRGRVANILEDPITKNLIVNTEDTLLGRPVSMEMDMVVLAAAIQPKPEAEKIRQMFGVSKSQDGWLLEAHPKLNPCGTTTAGIYLAGVCQAPKDIPDTVAQAEGAASAASIPIHTGEVQLEPYFAQCVDDLCAGCGMCLNQCPYGALDLVEKNGRTVMEVTEAKCKGCGTCGGFCPGGAIRMQHFTSPQICAQIDAFLLEGGEQ; via the coding sequence ATGGCTGAAACTAAAGAAGAACCACGAATTGGCGTATTTATCTGTCACTGCGGTACAAACATCGCAGGTTCCCTCTCAATCGAAGAGGTCAAAGAGTACGCAGAAAGCCTCGATGGTGTTGTTGTCGCGGATGAATACCAGTATATGTGTTCAACTCCCGGACAATCAAAGATTATTGATGCAATAGCAGAACACAACCTGAACGGCGTTGTCGTTGCAGCATGTTCTCCGCGTCTCCACGAGCCAACCTTCCGTACCGCAACCGAAGAAGGTGGACTGAACAAGTTCCGGTTTGAGATGGCAAATATCCGTGACCAGAATTCATGGGTGCACATGCACGACTGGAAGGGCGCAACCGACAAGGCAAAGGACCAGGTGCTTATTGCTGTCGCAAAGGCCCGGATGCTCGAAGACCTCCAGCCGAAGAGTGTTCCAGTGGAGCATTCCGCACTTGTCCTTGGTGGCGGTGTCGGCGGTATGCAGGCAGCACTCGACCTTGCAAGCGCAGGTATCAAGACATATCTCGTTGAGAAGGCTCCGACTGTTGGTGGACGTATGTCCCAGCTCGACAAGACCTTCCCGACACTTGACTGTTCACAGTGTATCCTGACCCCAAAGATGGTGGATGTCGGACGTCACCCCAACATTGAACTCAGGACCTATACGGAAGTTGAGAATGTTGAGGGTTACATCGGAAACTTCACGATCACCCTCCGGAAAAAGGCACGTGGTGTCCTTGACCCAACCGAAGCAGAAGCACGCGGCATTGTCGGTGGCGGCTGTAACGGCTGTGGTGACTGTGCAGAAGTCTGTCCTGTCATCAAACCGAACCCATTCGAGTTTGGCATGGCACCAAGGAAGGCAATTTACATTTACCACCCGCAGGTTATGCCTCTGCAGTACACCATTGACTTCGACTCCTGTGTGAAGTGTGGTCTCTGTGTTGATGCATGCGGTCCTGAGAAGCGTGCGATTGACCTTGAAAGTGTCGACACCTTTGAGCAGATCAAAGTCGGTACCTGTATCATTGCAATCGGATACGACTACATCCCAATCGAGGAGAAGAGAGAATGGGGCTACAAGCAGTATGACAATGTCATCACCGGTCTTGAGTTCGAGCGCCTGATCTGTGCATCCGGTCCAACCGGCGGTCACCTGATTCGTCCATCTGACGGGCAGACCCCGATGAAGGTCGGTTTCGTGCTCTGTGCAGGTTCCCGTGACAACACCGGCGGTGTGAACAAACCGTACTGTTCACGTTTCTGCTGTATGTACTCCCTGAAGCACGCTCATCAGATCATGGAAAAGATCCCCGGTGCAGTGCCTTACATCTTCTACATGGATATCCGTTCATTCGGAAAGATGTACGAGGAGTTCTACTACCGTATCCAGAACGAGGGTGCAAAGTTCATCCGCGGTCGTGTGGCAAACATTCTGGAAGACCCGATCACAAAGAACCTCATCGTAAATACCGAAGACACACTGCTCGGCAGACCTGTCTCGATGGAGATGGACATGGTTGTCCTCGCCGCAGCTATTCAGCCAAAGCCTGAAGCAGAGAAGATCCGCCAGATGTTCGGTGTCTCCAAGTCACAGGACGGATGGCTCCTTGAGGCTCACCCGAAACTCAACCCGTGTGGCACTACCACTGCAGGTATTTACCTCGCCGGTGTCTGTCAGGCACCAAAGGATATTCCTGACACCGTCGCACAGGCAGAGGGTGCAGCATCCGCAGCATCGATTCCAATCCACACCGGAGAAGTGCAGCTTGAACCGTACTTCGCACAGTGTGTTGATGACCTTTGTGCAGGTTGTGGTATGTGTCTGAATCAGTGCCCGTATGGTGCACTTGATCTTGTTGAGAAGAATGGTCGTACAGTGATGGAAGTTACCGAAGCAAAGTGTAAGGGCTGTGGTACCTGCGGAGGATTCTGTCCTGGCGGTGCAATCAGAATGCAGCACTTTACTTCACCACAGATTTGTGCTCAGATAGACGCATTCCTTCTTGAGGGAGGGGAGCAGTAA
- the hdrB gene encoding CoB--CoM heterodisulfide reductase subunit B: protein MSGNMRQYAFFLGCIAPNRYPGCEAAAIKTSAKVGIELLPLNGAGCCPAPGAFGAIDLKVWYALAARNIVLAEQMNMDITLICNGCYKSIWEVNHILKHDDELRDGVNEVLAEADMEFKGSIDVWHLAELYYDDKICGVDKLASTVTRPLTGTKIAVHYGCHLMKPQKERHFGDTENPMWIDELVEALGAEAVQYRNKMQCCGAGGGVRGYDLTHSLDITNEKLINLQEVGADALTEVCPFCQLQYDRGQVEIQEKFGQTYDLPVLHFNELLGLAQGMTPQELALDLHAIDCKPFLEKIL, encoded by the coding sequence ATGTCAGGAAACATGCGTCAGTACGCGTTCTTCCTCGGCTGCATCGCACCCAACCGGTACCCCGGCTGTGAAGCCGCAGCTATCAAGACCAGTGCAAAGGTCGGTATCGAGCTTCTTCCGCTGAACGGTGCAGGCTGCTGTCCTGCACCTGGTGCATTTGGTGCCATTGACCTGAAGGTCTGGTACGCACTCGCTGCACGCAACATCGTGCTTGCAGAACAGATGAACATGGACATCACGCTCATCTGTAACGGATGTTACAAGTCCATCTGGGAAGTCAACCACATCCTTAAGCACGACGATGAACTCCGTGACGGTGTGAACGAAGTGCTTGCAGAAGCCGACATGGAATTCAAGGGTTCCATTGATGTCTGGCACCTTGCAGAACTCTATTATGACGACAAGATCTGTGGTGTTGACAAGCTTGCATCAACCGTGACACGCCCCCTTACCGGGACCAAAATTGCAGTTCACTATGGATGCCACCTGATGAAGCCCCAGAAAGAGCGCCACTTCGGTGATACCGAAAACCCCATGTGGATCGATGAGCTTGTTGAGGCACTTGGTGCAGAGGCAGTTCAGTACCGCAATAAGATGCAGTGCTGTGGTGCCGGCGGCGGTGTCCGTGGATACGATCTGACACACTCACTGGATATTACCAATGAGAAACTCATTAACCTGCAGGAAGTAGGTGCGGATGCACTCACTGAGGTATGTCCGTTCTGTCAGCTTCAGTATGACCGTGGTCAGGTTGAAATTCAGGAGAAGTTTGGTCAGACATACGACCTTCCGGTTCTTCACTTCAATGAACTCCTCGGTCTTGCACAGGGTATGACTCCGCAGGAGCTTGCTCTTGATCTGCATGCTATCGACTGTAAACCATTCCTGGAGAAAATCCTTTGA
- the hdrC gene encoding CoB--CoM heterodisulfide reductase subunit C, which produces MARVKDYGNAELEEKLRDTSYYTDDSNPQFLEDVKKISRTAANMCFQCGTCTGSCPSAPRSSYRIRLFMRKGVLGLEQEALNDPDLWLCTTCYSCTDRCPRDLAPTDVIMAMRNLAFKYDIVPRNFLKTVQLIYNTGHGVPNNDVNRAAREKLGLTRDPATTHSYPEYIPGIQKIMDFYKMKENADRILAEEGQ; this is translated from the coding sequence ATGGCAAGAGTAAAAGATTACGGCAATGCCGAACTGGAAGAGAAACTCAGAGATACGAGTTATTATACTGATGATTCAAATCCTCAGTTTCTCGAAGATGTGAAGAAAATCAGTCGTACGGCTGCCAATATGTGTTTCCAGTGTGGAACATGCACAGGTTCATGTCCGTCTGCACCCCGGAGTTCATATCGGATTCGTCTCTTTATGAGAAAAGGAGTGCTGGGCCTCGAGCAGGAAGCACTCAATGACCCGGACCTGTGGCTCTGTACCACCTGTTATTCCTGTACAGACCGCTGTCCGCGTGACCTTGCACCGACTGATGTAATCATGGCAATGAGAAACCTTGCGTTCAAATATGATATTGTGCCACGCAACTTCCTCAAAACCGTCCAGCTGATCTACAACACCGGACACGGTGTGCCCAATAATGACGTCAACCGTGCAGCCCGCGAGAAACTTGGGCTGACGAGAGACCCGGCAACGACACACAGTTACCCCGAGTATATTCCTGGAATTCAGAAGATTATGGATTTCTACAAGATGAAAGAGAACGCAGACCGGATTCTCGCAGAGGAGGGTCAGTAA
- a CDS encoding 4Fe-4S binding protein, translated as MDTFFPKFSKKRDGVNVIMEQKLLKNVNNLILNGQTCTGCGICAEACPEEAISLGLVGAVRRGVVDYAEPINIDEKKCSYCGVCVVMCPFNSLTLKIDGEEALPIVEREGFPEYDMVTEIDQDKCVKCTICEDVCPRDAISREVPVFEGTVEGAAGKQTAIAAKTTFTVDDEKCTRCGICAELCPAIDVKRKPFSAESGAVVGDVVWDEKLCDACQVCVEACPEDAIKVEREVESAKLSGKVEILEENCCTCRWCDINCPAEAITVEKIFEGDIEFNADKCPAGCSTCVEVCPANAIYLPTPKAAKDLKGENEPVIAVNKDLCILCGACVNACPGEDIITLKRTGIRVKGKETDLFLKIKDKLCTPRTSKVKEDARDEVELKMMETA; from the coding sequence ATGGATACATTCTTCCCGAAATTCTCCAAAAAGAGAGATGGCGTTAACGTCATTATGGAGCAGAAGCTCCTCAAGAACGTTAACAACCTGATTCTAAACGGACAGACGTGTACCGGATGCGGAATCTGTGCAGAAGCCTGCCCAGAGGAAGCAATCAGTCTTGGACTGGTAGGTGCTGTTCGTCGTGGTGTAGTTGACTACGCAGAGCCCATTAACATTGATGAGAAAAAGTGCTCATACTGTGGCGTCTGTGTTGTAATGTGCCCGTTCAATTCCCTGACACTCAAAATTGACGGCGAGGAAGCCCTTCCGATTGTTGAGCGCGAAGGGTTCCCTGAATATGATATGGTCACAGAGATTGACCAGGACAAGTGCGTTAAATGTACGATCTGTGAGGACGTATGTCCCCGCGATGCCATCAGCCGTGAAGTCCCTGTGTTTGAGGGAACGGTTGAGGGAGCAGCAGGAAAGCAGACCGCAATCGCAGCAAAGACCACTTTCACCGTTGACGATGAGAAGTGTACCCGCTGTGGCATCTGTGCAGAACTCTGTCCTGCAATTGATGTGAAGCGCAAACCCTTCTCCGCAGAATCTGGCGCAGTCGTAGGCGATGTTGTCTGGGACGAGAAGCTTTGTGACGCCTGTCAGGTCTGTGTCGAGGCATGCCCTGAAGATGCAATCAAAGTTGAGCGTGAGGTAGAATCCGCCAAGCTCAGTGGAAAGGTCGAGATTCTCGAAGAGAACTGCTGTACCTGCCGCTGGTGTGACATCAACTGTCCTGCCGAGGCAATCACCGTTGAGAAGATCTTTGAAGGTGACATCGAGTTCAATGCAGACAAGTGCCCTGCCGGGTGTTCCACCTGTGTTGAGGTATGTCCCGCAAATGCAATCTATCTCCCGACCCCGAAGGCAGCAAAGGACCTGAAGGGCGAAAACGAGCCTGTGATTGCAGTCAATAAGGACCTCTGTATTCTCTGTGGCGCCTGCGTGAATGCATGCCCCGGTGAGGACATCATTACTCTGAAGCGTACTGGCATCCGTGTGAAGGGCAAAGAGACGGATCTCTTCCTTAAAATCAAGGACAAGCTCTGCACTCCCCGTACCTCTAAAGTAAAAGAGGATGCACGTGACGAGGTTGAACTCAAGATGATGGAAACCGCGTGA
- a CDS encoding indolepyruvate ferredoxin oxidoreductase subunit alpha: protein MAFALHINMERCTGCNACVVACPVDALELFTVDPVTDDKIYKVKDGKAIVLDVDHELCAGCGVCVEACPFNVIRLAGPWDSKSKSLAEGME from the coding sequence ATGGCATTTGCATTGCATATTAACATGGAGCGGTGTACCGGTTGTAACGCATGTGTTGTGGCATGTCCCGTCGATGCGCTGGAGCTGTTTACAGTTGATCCGGTGACCGATGATAAGATCTACAAAGTGAAGGATGGCAAAGCCATTGTTCTCGATGTAGATCATGAACTCTGCGCCGGGTGTGGCGTATGTGTTGAGGCGTGCCCATTTAATGTGATACGGCTGGCAGGACCGTGGGATTCGAAATCCAAATCCCTGGCAGAAGGTATGGAGTGA